The DNA sequence AGCGGTCGAGCAAGGGATCGTTGGCCGCCGTGGGGATCATTTCCACGGTGACGACCGCCGCGTCGCCGCTCAAATCGGCGGTCGCGGCAATTTGTCGGGTGCGCGGCAAGGCGAAGGCCACGTCGCTACGCTGGGCCAATTGCTCGATGAACTCGGCACTGAAGCGGCCACCGCCCAAGGGAATGATTTCCCGGGTGGCCGGGTCGTTCTGCAAGCGTTCAGTGAGGCTGCTGACCAGGCCGAACTTCAGGCCGAACAGCACCAGCAACGGCGCCACCACCGCCACCAGCGCCAACACCGAGCAGGCCGACAGCCAGGCATCGTTGCGGTAATCCTGCCAGGCCAGGGAAGCCACCAGCGCGCTGCGCATCAGCAAGCCTCCCCGAGGGTGGCGGTGACGCCGCCGTCGTCGTCGCGACGGCAACTGATGCGCCGTACCTGCAAACCGCTGTCGCGGGCCAGCGTTTCGTCGTGGGTGGCGACTACACAACACACACCGTGTTCGCGGGCCTGGGTCACCAGCAACTGCATGACGCGCTCGGCGTTCAGTGGGTCGAGGGCAGCGGTCGGCTCATCCGCCAGCAGCAGGCGCGGGCCATGGGCCAGGGCGCGGGCGCAACTGACTCGCTGGCGCTGGCCGACGGACAAGTCCGCCGGCTTCTTGTCCAGTTGATCGGCAATATCCAACTGCCCAGCCAGGCGCGTCACGCTGCCGTCATCCTTCAAACCCAACAGTTTTCGCGACAACTCGATGTTGCCGCGCACGTCCAGGAAGCCCAACAGGCCGCCGGTTTGCAGAACATAACCCAGGTGACGACTGCGCAGCTCGGCCAAGGTGCCTTGTTGCGACCCACGCCACAATTTGGCGATGTCCAGCGGCGCGTTGGCAGGGCTGAAGTCGAACCGCCCGGCCTGATCCGGCGCCAGCACCAGCGCGAGCAAGTCGAGCAAAGTGCTTTTGCCGCAGCCGCTGGGTCCAACCACCGCCAGTTGCTCACCGGCACGCAGTTGCAGCCGTGGAATCACCAGGCTGTAGCGCTGGCTGCCGGCGCCCCGGCTTTTGTGCACTGCGCTCATGTCCAGCATCACGGCAGCGTCGACAACGGAACGCGGTACAAGGCATCACCCGGCTCGGCATCGCCGAAACGCACCCAGTTCGCCAAGTCGTTGTGGAAGGTTTCGTAGAGGCGGATTTTCGAATCCAGCTCGTCGATGAAGTCTTCCTGCTCGGCCACGCTCAACGACAGCCACAAATCCTGGGTCATGTTCAGCGACTTGCTGCGGTACGGCAGCCCTTCCAGGTACTCGCCGAGAATCCCGCCGTCGGCCAGGTTGCCACCTTTGCGCAACGCCGATGGGTCGCGGCTCATGTAGGCGCTGGCGCTGGCGATTTCCTGGAAGAAATCCTTGGGCGAGCTCTGGGTCTTGCGGGCCGCGTCGACGATCAGCTTCAGCGATTGTTGCAGGTCGTTGAGTTGCAGCTTGGTCAGCATCACGCACACCTGAAACGCCGGCAGCGCCGGGTTGGTCAGGTCGCGGTCGGCGGTCCAGGCGCTGACCAGTTGCGGCGCCTGGCTGGCGGATTTACGCCCCAGGAAGTCCATGTGCATTGCATAGCCGACCGCCGCCGATTTATCCGCCAGGCTCGGCGCGGCGCTCAACAGCGGCACGGCTTGCGGTTTGTTGCTGCGCACCTGGTGCACCAGGTCGGCGAACACCGAACCGATCTCGTCGACACGCTCGCCGAACTTGCGCACGTCGGCGCCCGGCACCGGAATGTACAGGTCACCGATTTGCGGGTTGGCGTCGGCAGTGAGGATGCGGTACTGGCTCTGGGCGCCAGCGTGGGTTTTCTTGCCGGCATCGCTGAGCAGGTGCAGGGCATAGATCTTGATCTGTTTGCCCAGCGCGGCCTGGCGCACTTCGGCTTCGTTCATTTGCGTGGCGGCAAACGGGTCGTTCTTGCGCAGGGCGCCGGCATCGGTGACCAACAGGATCAAGCGTCCGCCGTAACCGGACCAGTCCATGCCTTCGACGGCTTCCATGACCCCGGCGAACGCATCTTCGTTGAACGAATGGCTCGACACCGTGGACGCCTTGACCTGCCGCGCCAGGTCCATGAAGCGTTGCGGATCGCGGCCCTGTTCGAGGGTGATCAGGGTCTTGGCGACGTATTCCAGGCCCGGGGTTTTCTTGATGCTGCTGCGGAAACCCACCATGCCGAAGCTGACGCTGTCCAACTCGCCACGCTCGGCAATGCGGGTCTGCAACTGGTGAACCACGTCGCGGACCTGATCGATGTAGGGCTGCATGGACACGGTGGTGTCCACCACCAGCACCACGGCAGTACGGAACGCGTCGGCGTTGGCGGTGGTAATCGGCGTGTTGGTCGCGGCGCGCGGGGTGTTGCCAGGGTCGATGGACGCCACGTTCAGCAACTGTACCGGCTGGCCGTTTTCATCGATGCTCTCGCGGGAATCGAAGATCGGCAGCAGGTAGAACTGGTTCTGCGGCACGGCGCTGGCGGCCGGTTCCAGGGCCAGCACTTGCTGGTCGCTGGTCGGGTTCTGCTGGGCCTTGAGCAGCACGTTCTTGGCCGCTGAAGGGTTAGCCAAGAGCTTTTCCACTTCGCCCGGCTGGCGCAGGAACATCACCGGCGCACGGCCGGAACGCTCGGTGAACTTGAGCACCAGGCTTTGCTTCCAGTCGCTGACCTGGGCGGCAGGCAGCCAGCCGTCGCTGCGCCCGTCGGTGGCCGCGCCGACCCGGACCCACGGGCTGCCGTCGACGTCTTTGCGCTGAT is a window from the Pseudomonas brassicacearum genome containing:
- a CDS encoding ABC transporter ATP-binding protein; amino-acid sequence: MLDMSAVHKSRGAGSQRYSLVIPRLQLRAGEQLAVVGPSGCGKSTLLDLLALVLAPDQAGRFDFSPANAPLDIAKLWRGSQQGTLAELRSRHLGYVLQTGGLLGFLDVRGNIELSRKLLGLKDDGSVTRLAGQLDIADQLDKKPADLSVGQRQRVSCARALAHGPRLLLADEPTAALDPLNAERVMQLLVTQAREHGVCCVVATHDETLARDSGLQVRRISCRRDDDGGVTATLGEAC
- a CDS encoding serine/threonine-protein kinase, coding for MSLTLNIVIPGYDIEGPIGEGAMASVYLATQRSLERKVALKVMAAALAADPTFCERFLREGKTLARLSHPHTVTIHDIGNVGELYYMAMEYLPNGTLKERIAAGLTPEQGLTYIRQIASALGYAHGLGLVHRDVKPANILFRADGTAVLSDFGIAKSLDDRTQFTQAGFAVGTPSYMSPEQARGQDIDGRADLYALGVVLYEILVGKLPYTGNDALSTALAHLTEPLPELPVHHGRYQDVLRKLLAKDPAERFPDAAALLRALDNLPQESEATLIRPLSLQLPTTPPPVDDLAGLTPMSIDIPSGPAYSQPQSQSKPQSKPVPPPIKPTVQSSVSEQRKGPVFALAAVAVAVALALGGAGYWWLAGDDGKEVKTPVVTTTSVKPPEVKPPKAPDVPAVKPPVTPAAQPPVATEADGGQRPLLMAGKKTLFQRVLSKPGATLADEPGVKPGKALPAFSVLYVYQRKDVDGSPWVRVGAATDGRSDGWLPAAQVSDWKQSLVLKFTERSGRAPVMFLRQPGEVEKLLANPSAAKNVLLKAQQNPTSDQQVLALEPAASAVPQNQFYLLPIFDSRESIDENGQPVQLLNVASIDPGNTPRAATNTPITTANADAFRTAVVLVVDTTVSMQPYIDQVRDVVHQLQTRIAERGELDSVSFGMVGFRSSIKKTPGLEYVAKTLITLEQGRDPQRFMDLARQVKASTVSSHSFNEDAFAGVMEAVEGMDWSGYGGRLILLVTDAGALRKNDPFAATQMNEAEVRQAALGKQIKIYALHLLSDAGKKTHAGAQSQYRILTADANPQIGDLYIPVPGADVRKFGERVDEIGSVFADLVHQVRSNKPQAVPLLSAAPSLADKSAAVGYAMHMDFLGRKSASQAPQLVSAWTADRDLTNPALPAFQVCVMLTKLQLNDLQQSLKLIVDAARKTQSSPKDFFQEIASASAYMSRDPSALRKGGNLADGGILGEYLEGLPYRSKSLNMTQDLWLSLSVAEQEDFIDELDSKIRLYETFHNDLANWVRFGDAEPGDALYRVPLSTLP